One window of the Cydia splendana chromosome 18, ilCydSple1.2, whole genome shotgun sequence genome contains the following:
- the LOC134799656 gene encoding carboxypeptidase O-like: protein MIHALVNANKSNSEELKLVAPMYDWFFVPVMNPDGYVYSQTQDRLWKKNRRGGYGVDLNRNFGILFGNQGAKRDKRDDEYCGTEAFSEPESAAMATLARDNSFSLEYYLSFHAYGQYIILPYSFSKMYEDNYNSTVRKKKLADAMAQKLLTKYQIQYKVGTNFDTQGYLASGVSADWVKKAINVPHVATIMLPDTGAFGFALPTDQILPTCQATLDGLLAFLDPPNPEDEDAKLKLNLDGRRLGDMPEEDDSLIFDDSATLENYASSRILFVCNVIVYIFSRF, encoded by the exons ATGATACACGCATTAGTAAACGCTAACAAATCCAACAGCGAAGAGTTGAAGCTGGTAGCACCCATGTACGACTGGTTTTTCGTTCCTGTAATGAACCCGGATGGATATGTGTATTCACAAACACAA GATCGATTGTGGAAGAAAAATCGCCGTGGTGGTTATGGTGTCGATTTAAACCGAAATTTTGGAATTTTATTTGGAA ATCAGGGAGCCAAAAGGGATAAAAGAGATGATGAATACTGCGGTACAGAAGCTTTTTCTGAACCGGAATCCGCTGCTATGGCAACGCTAGCGAGGGATAATAGTTTCAGCCTGGAGTATTATCTGTCTTTTCATGCTTATGGACAGTACATAATTCTTCCTTACTCCTTTTCAAAGATGTACGAAGATAATTACAATAGTACGGTAAGAAAA aaaaaattggCTGACGCGATGGCTCAAAAACTATTAACAAAATATCAAATTCAATATAAAGTTGGCACtaactttgatacacaag GATATTTAGCGTCAGGAGTAAGCGCAGACTGGGTAAAAAAAGCAATTAACGTTCC CCACGTGGCAACCATCATGTTACCAGACACAGGAGCATTTGGGTTCGCATTGCCAACAGATCAGATCCTGCCCACTTGCCAAGCCACCCTGGATGGCTTGCTAGCGTTTCTAGATCCGCCAAACCCCGAAGATGAAGACGCTAAACTGAAACTAAACCTTGATGGCAGAAGGTTAGGAGATATGCCAGAAGAAGACgattctttaatttttgatgaTAGTGCTACTCTGGAGAACTATGCCTCTTCAagaattttatttgtttgtaaTGTGATTGTGTATATTTTTAGCAGATTCTGA
- the LOC134799113 gene encoding zinc carboxypeptidase-like — protein sequence MIFNLIITLLALSLCEGKRYDGFMLLRGLPASEEHLEFFKNVTKNYDVNVWQPPGLVNRPVDFIINPDHAEMVKSEARNKNIPLEILHSDIQTALDNQTVNTYSRRNTKSFNFNSYYRANDIVNWMMDLKTQYPHEISLFSIGKSLEGRDIMCMKIIFKESKRRSKVVIEGGIHAREWIGTAMVTYIINELIHARNGLRNQKLQEIAYHYEWFIIPIFNIDGYEYSHTTDRMWRKNLRGGHGVDLNRNFDAAFGTVGVTLTDKQSEEYCGPKAFSEPESQHLRRFMQSTSKHLPISHYISFHAYGQLFIIPYAYTKKHLENFNEMKKIGDSAAARIKKRYGTEYTVGTAFDTVGYMAAGVSACWAKKTFKIPYVNVFELRDTGKHGFALPANQIKKTCLETMDGLMEVLKPRRTKLSGQDDFDEDQPDGQAMTTLNGSVISINVFLIWLFGF from the exons atgatttttaatttaattattacacTCCTTGCGCTAAGTTTGTGTGAAGGTAAAAGATACGATGGATTCATGCTGTTGCGGGGTTTACCGGCTAGCGAAGAACATTTAGAATTTTTCAAAAACGTAACGAAGAATTACGATGTCAACGTGTGGCAGCCTCCAGGATTGGTCAACAGGCCTGTTGACTTCATCATAAATCCTGACCATGCCGAAATGGTGAAGTCAGAAGCTAGGAATAAGAACATTCCCTTGGAAATTCTACATAGTGATATACAGAC CGCGCTCGACAATCAAACTGTGAACACGTACAGTAGGCGCAACACCAAatcatttaactttaacagctaTTATCGCGCAAATGATATAGTCAACTGGATGATGGATCTAAAAACACAGTACCCACATGAAATCAGCTTGTTCAGCATCGGAAAATCACTCGAAGGCCGGGATATTATGTGCATGAAGATCATCTTTAAAGAGTCTAAAAGAAG GTCCAAAGTTGTCATTGAAGGCGGCATACATGCGCGGGAGTGGATAGGGACAGCCATGGTCACGTATATCATCAATGAACTGATCCATGCCCGTAACGGTTTGAGGAATCAAAAACTGCAAGAAATCGCTTATCACTACGAGTGGTTTATCattccaatatttaatatagATGGCTACGAATATTCGCACACAAcg GATCGGATGTGGAGGAAAAATCTCCGTGGCGGGCATGGTGTCGATCTGAACCGAAACTTTGATGCGGCTTTTGGAA cCGTGGGAGTTACATTAACAGATAAACAATCAGAAGAATATTGCGGCCCCAAAGCGTTTTCTGAACCAGAATCCCAACATTTAAGAAGATTTATGCAATCCACCAGCAAGCATTTGCCGATTAGCCATTATATATCATTCCATGCATATGGGCAGCTCTTCATCATACCGTACGCGTATACTAAGAAACATCTTGAAAATTTTAATGAAATG aaaaaaataGGGGACAGTGCAGCAGCACGTATAAAGAAGAGATACGGGACGGAATACACTGTAGGGACAGCATTTGATACCGTAG GATATATGGCAGCTGGTGTAAGTGCATGTTGGGCCAAGAAGACATTTAAAATCCC GTACGTGAACGTATTCGAGCTTCGCGACACTGGCAAACACGGCTTTGCCTTGCCGGCCAACCAGATCAAAAAGACATGCCTGGAAACCATGGATGGACTGATGGAGGTCCTCAAACCACGGCGAACCAAACTATCAGGACAAGATGACTTCGATGAAGACCAACCCGACGGCCAGGCTATGACTACTTTGAATGGATCGGTCATTTCGATAAATGTTTTTCTTATATGGCTTTtcggtttttaa
- the LOC134799657 gene encoding carboxypeptidase A5-like, which translates to MENYSRQAIRKMYLRNHVKFCTGTVYDTMGIRMSGTSASWMKKEMKVKYAYTVQVRDNGTYGYALPNDQLRPMCEETKLMMQELMTAKPRYVRSLFADDSNVNGMFLPLMLFCAIVIVTLK; encoded by the exons ATG GAGAATTACAGCCGACAAGCGATACGGAAGATGTACTTACGAAACCACGTTAAATTTTGCACTGGAACTGTGTATGATACTATGG GTATAAGAATGTCAGGAACTAGCGCAAGTTGGATGAAAAAAGAAATGAAAGTTAA ATACGCCTACACAGTTCAAGTGCGTGACAACGGGACGTATGGCTACGCGTTGCCGAACGACCAGCTCCGGCCGATGTGTGAGGAGACCAAATTGATGATGCAAGAGCTCATGACGGCCAAACCGAGATACGTCAGATCACTATTCGCGGATGATTCTAATGTGAATGGAATGTTCCTCCCGCTTATGTTGTTTTGTGCTATCGTAATTGTAacattgaaataa